The region GGCGGGCTCTTGGGGCAACGACCCCGCCTCCCTCAAGGTTTacggaggtggagggagggattgGGCCTGGTTAACCGCCAAGAAGGGGTCGCATCCTGAGGTCTTCCGGGCCCCTCCTCGCCGCAAAGAGGATCTCCTCGGCTAGCCTCTGCCTCCGAACTGCCCTGTCCCCTCCAAACGGAGCCCCCATGCCCCTCTCTCTGTGCTGACCTTTCCGTTCTACAGTCTCCCAGATCTTTGCAAtttcaggtggggaaactgaggctcataaaTGGCACAAGGTCACAAGGCAAGCTGGGGGGCAGAGATGGGACTTGGAACCACGGCTGTGTGATTCCAAGTTCTGCAAATTGTTATTCGTTAAACCATTAAACAGATATCTTGGAGCTATCGGTAATTAAGGAATTGGAGTTTCACAAATAGGCCAATTTAACTGGTGACCCTGGTCCCAGCTGGAGCCAGAAAGCCCACAGTTCAAATCCAGCCTCTACCCTTTGCtgatatgtgaccttgggcaagtcctttccCTGAGACTCCATTTATTTCTCTATGGAATTAATTCCCTCATGAGTTTGCTCAGCAGGGAAAGTGCTCCATACATTATTGGCATTATTATTGTACTGCTGTAGTATTGTAGTGGTTTGCTAAATGATGGTGCAGGTAGGATGGGCTTCAGAGGACAAGGGGTTAAtcatcccttccccactcctATCCCCTGGAATTTGCTGCCAGAGCTGGGTTAGGTCCAGCCACCCACACTTGCCTACTCAGGTGCTCCTGGGAGACTACAGTTTATTAATGCAGAAaaaactcccctccccctccccaggctgggagATACTGGGGTGCCTGCAGGGACTCAGCTGCAAGCCTGGCCCTTGAGTGCGCCCTGGGCTTCAGGGAGAGTCTGGGGAGAGCTGTGTGGGGGCAGTGTTGGGCCAGAGGGAGGGATAGGATTGGGGGAAAGGAGAGTATCTGAGgaggattttaaaaagatgactaGGGGAGCACCAGGCAGAGGAGGTTGTAGCTGAAAtttagggtgtgtgtgtatggcgaGAGCGGGCTTCAAATGCCTGCCAGATATTTTCCCTGGGGCAATGGGGAGCCGTAGAGGGTGTGTAAGAAGGGAAAGGGCTCAGATATGAGTATTAGAAAAATAGGGCCTGAATGGGGGCACCGCCAAGGGCAAGCCTGCAACCGTTGAGTTCTGCAGATTGAGAAACTGAATGACCACCCCAAGGACATCCAGCCAACACCAACTCAGACTTCTGGGCTCCCCGCCAAGGGGCGGAGACTTGGCTGGGGCTAAGGGAAAGCTGCCAGCCGTGTGCCGTCTGCCTGgctcccaatgggggtgggaaaTTCAACCAGCCGTTTCCTGAGGCTGCCACCAGCTGCGCCACCGTCACTCCAGGGTACCCTCTGTAGAGCTACAGGAGAAGGAACTACAACTCCCAGCAGACCCAGGGACATAATGTCTTGTACGCACGCGCATGCGGAGGAGGCGCCGTTCGCCTGTCACCTGCTGATCCACAAGGAGAACTACACTCTCCTGTGGGCCCTGACGCTCACGCCTAAGATGCGGTGCGCCTACGTAGAACTACAACTCCCGCGGCAATGAGGACTCCGCCTAGaagaaactacatttcccagaagtcCTCGTCCCGCAGCTACGGAACCTATGGGCTTTGAAATAGTTGCCACCGGACGGCGTGCCGGCGGCGGACATGGCTTTCTCGACCAGATCGGTGGGGCGCCTGTTGGGGCCAGTCAGTAGGTCAGCGGCGCTTTTGGGTGGCAGGTGAGTCCTCAGGGGGACCCCTTCCCAAATCTGGGAGTAAGGGCGGCGTCGGGGACTGGCCCCAGCTGTTTACCAACCACATGACCTTCCAATGCCTTGAGAACTCCTCGAGCGCCTTTATGCTGCCAGGCTCCCTCTGGCATTGATCGGGAAACCCAAGCTCGGAGAGGTCAGAAGTCACACAGTGCCCCCTCTAATCTTCCCCGGCAGGTGGCTCCAGCCCCGGGCCTGGCTGGGGCTCCCCGACGCCTGGGGACTCCCCGCCGTGCAGCAGACCCGGGGCAAGGCGCGCGGGAACGAGTATCAGCCGAGCAACATCAAGCGCAAAAACAAGCATGGTTGGATCCGGCGCTTGAGCAAGCCAAGCGGCGTCCAGGTCATTCTTCGCCGCATGCACAAGGGTCGAAAATCATTGAGCCACTGAGCAGTGCGACGCTGCCCGCTGGACCCCCCCCCCCATTAAAGCATTTTTCCTCGCTGACGACTGGGACTCGGACGGACATGAATTCTCAGATTTCGGGGTTGGCCCAGGGGAAGAATTGTGGGATTGGACTGGAAGAGGGAGTGGGAAGTCAGACCTTGCCAAGTGCCTTTTTACGCTTTTGAATTAGAAAGAATTTCGAACATGTGCATCAGTCCACAGAATGGTACAGTGAACGCCCTTGTAACCCGGTACACAGCTCTACCCACAACCTATCCTGCCCTCTCCTGAGGTGCAAATCTCGGGCAGCAGGTtatttcttctgtaaatatttcagaactCACTTCTCTAAGATAATGGCCCTTTAATACATATTCACAAAGCTTttcaaagctaaaaaaaaaaaaggccaacaaTTCCTTCATGTcattaaaaatctaataaatgtTCAAATTTTCACTTGTCTTATAAAATGTCAATTCTCACAGTTCTAGGAAGGCTTGTGGAGAGGTGGGAGGGGTTTGAATGCTCCACCTGCCCCTTGGGGatgggctctgtgaccttgagcaagatcTTAGCCCTCTGAGGTTCATTTGGTTCCAataaaatgggacttccctggcagtacagtggttatgactccaggtttccactgcagggggcgcgggttccatccctggttggggaattgggatcctgcatgctgcgcggccaaaaaaataaagaggatccATCCTTAAAATGAGATGCTTATTTCTCCTCTGCTGTGATGTTGGTGTAATAATGCTTAGTAGCTTCCACTTAGTAACTTATTGAGTACTTCCTTAATAAGTTCTTGTTCTCTCCAGGCTGTCAGGCTGGTGGTCGTGGTGGGGGGGCGGTGGCTTGATTCGTACCCAGGCAGTCTGGACACAGTGGAGTCAGGGCTGGGAGGATGATTGTGAGGACTgtggagcccagaggaggcaCTGGACTTTGCCTTGGGAAGAACGCAGTCGAGGAAGGCTTCTTAGAGAAGGTGGCAGGGTCTGGGAGAGTCCAAAGGGAGGAGGGATTGGACGGGTCAGGATAAAAGGTAGACGAAGGAGACCGGAGGGGCCCAGAATTTGGGACCGAGGAGGCGGGACTGGATCCTTGGGATACTGGGGAGCCAAGGGAAGTGTTTCAAAGATGCTGTCAGCTTAAAGATATCAAGCGGCTAGTGTGGGAGCAGTTTAGATATGCCGAAACCTAAGGTTGGGaccccagggaggaggctgggagtgTAACGGTGGGTCCCTATCCTTCCGGGGGCTGCTGTAAGAACCTCATGAACCACCATATGAAAAAGCGTAGCAAATGCTAGAGAGACCGGTGGGACCTCCGGGTGTTGCAGACTACAAATCCCAAGGGGCTTTGGGGGCGCGGCCTCCGCCCACTTCCGGATTTCGCTGCTCTTCGCTTGCAAGTCCCGGGCGGGGTTTTGCTCTCTCAACTGAACTTGACAACGAAGGGAGGCGGCGTGGCGACCAATGGCCGCGTGACTTTGCCGGATCTGGCCAATGGGAGTGCGCAAAGACCGCATAACTTGGAGGCAGGGCCAGAGGGCGGACCAACGACTGACGGGCGGCCGCACCAGCAGTGTGGGCTGTGCCGTGGCTAGAAGTTACTGTGCGGCGGCTGCTAAGGAGGCGGCTGtggtggcggtggcggcggctgAGGCGGTGGCTGAGGCGGCGACGGAGGAAACAGAAGATGGTGAGGGTGGCCGCCAGGGCCGTACTCCCCCTCCGCTCGACAAAATGGCGCCGCGGGCCCACCCACCTCCAGTAACCCCCGAGGCCCCTCACCGCCCTGGggggcccggccccgcccctctcTCTGACCTGTCACCTTCGACCCCCCGGGACCCTGCTGTGAGCTTCTTGCTGACCCCGTCCTGGCTCCATCTCCGACCCCTGACCCTATCTAGGTTTCCAGGCCCTGACAACTCATTCATTTCCGGGTCGCGGTTCCCCCGGAAATCGCCTGGGGGGTGTGGGGATGGGGTCCCCCGAGACCCCCAACTGAGGCCTCGTCCTCCGGGCGCCAGGCCTGGGCCTTTCCTGTTCGGGAAGGTTTGGGAGGCCGGCCTGAGCgtcggggcggggagggggcttgACATCGTGACATGCGGGGCTTTATCGCCAAAGGAAGTGCGACATCGCGAACTGCCTTCGTCCCCCAGAGCCCTGACCCCACCTCCAACATTCCGGTCCCGATCAGCTCTAAGAGGGAGCGACTTCATCTCTCCAGTTATCAGGCCCTATCCCTGTTAAATGAGGGTAGCAATAGTTCAGACTTCATAGGGTTGTGATAATTTGGGGAACTGACGTCTTAAAGGGCTTGGGACAGTGAACGCTCAACAGATGAGCTGGGTGACTCGGGGATGGTGACATTCCCTCCTAGCTGTCTCCTCATCTTGAAGTGGGGATAATGACAACTTTCTGGGAGGTTAAAGTTCTCCTTGGGCCGCTCACTCATCCTGGGATTTGGGTCTGGTGGTTCTTTGGGGTTTGGGCTCTCCACCTGTGAAGTGGGAcacagcctcacagttgggctgaAGCCCCCTTCATTCTCTCCACTCTTTGGCATCCCCAGGGCTGACAGAGGTGATGGAAGCTTTTGTCAGGGCAAGTCAAACCCCATTGTTCCTGGACTCAGGGTCCCAGCCCACAAGCCATAGTCCTTGGGATGTGGTGGGGAATAGATAAAAGACTTCTTGTCAGGAAGGATATGGGAAAGTGGTAAGTGGGTTCCTATCACGTGGGTCCCCAAGCCTGAGTGTTGTCCTTGACTCCTCACTGCGACCTCATTGCCCACTCCCAGTTCCTAAGAGGGTTCTGTTGGCTCTGCCTCCAAAACGAATTCTGAATCTGTCCACAGCTCCCCACCTGGTCCCGGCACTGCCACCTCCTGCCTGAACACCtgctccagcctcctccctggtctTGCCTCCATCCTGCCCCACTGGCAGTCTGTAATTCACCCAGAACCAGAGGGAGCTTTTAAAGATGTCAATCAGATAATACCACTATCTAGCTTACAAAACAGTGGGGGGGCTTCCTGTTGTAACCCCAATGAAACCCACCTCCCCCCCTCAGCTTCCAAGGTCCCtgcccagctctgtgacctcatcTCCACCCTCTTCACCCCTCCCCGCTGTGATCTCCAGCCACAGTGGCCTTGTTTTCACATCTTCACATTCAGTCTCTGCCACCCCAGGGTCTTTGCACCTGTTACTCCTGCCTGGATTGCTCTTCCTCCTGTGAATAACATCTGCTCAGAGGGTCCCTTCCTGATTGCAGGAGGCCCCCATGCCTCCTCTCTCTGCACAccatttcttttcctcatcttGCTTTGGTTGGGTCACTGGCAGGCTGCCCACACAGGGACTGGCACACAGATTTTCAGCGAGTGTTTGCTGAGGCAATGGACAGCTTCTGGGCCCAGCTGTAGCTAGGATTTGTCTGGCTGAGGTGAGGATTTCTCCCTGTGTCTGAGGCTTGGTTTTCCTGCTTAGCTGACAGGAAGTACTGGCCATGCCCTgtctgcattcatttattcagcacacATGCATGGATACTAACAGCTGCCCTCAGGGGTGCTCTGGGCAAAGCTCTTTCCCTGTGTTGTCTTACTGAAACCCAGAATAACCCTGGGAGGGGTCCCTCTTGTAAACCACGCTCATAACTGGGGCGGCCAGACTGGTAGGTcacctgccccaggtcacacagccagggaggGGCCCATCCAGGATCAGTGCAGGCCTGGGGCTTCGGAACCTCTCACCACTCTGCTGCCCGGCCCCATGTTAGCCCTGTCAGGGACCCAGGGTtgagccagccctgccctgccctctgcctcagGGAAGTGGCAGTCCAGTGAGGGAACTGGATGTGTAAACAGATGACCTCGTTGGGGTATGAGCGTGCCTCTGGCAGAGGATCCCTGGTAGAGGCTtccggggtgtggggagggggcgtTTCGAGCTGACTGGAGAGTTTGGCGGGTGTTTCCCACGTGGAGAGCAGAGGGGCATTCCTGGAGGGTGGCACGGGCTGAGGAGGTGTGTGGCAGGAGGCTGGCGTGGGCCAAGCCGAGCCAGGGCTGCGGAGGGGTTTGAGTTGGGGCAGGGAGCCCTCCTCTCCTGTAGGTCTCAGGCCTGCATCACTGCATCTGGGCagtcctccccatcccccagacCAGCCAGCCTTccctaccccctccccctgctctcaTGGGCCTCACATGGCACCTCGTGGTGCCCTGTCCTCATGGCCACTCTGCATTCACTGCATGGCTTTGATCCACACCCGTGTCCCcatgcactggctgttccctggGGCCAGAAGTAGGTCTGCTGTGGCTCTCCGCAGTGCCCTGGGTCCTGAGAACACCTTGCCGGATGGATGAAGCTGGCCCCATAGTCTGGGGCTGAGctgaggcaggggtcctgggacAGGGGAGGCAGGTTTGAGGCACTCTGAGCTGGCTCTGGGGCCGTAGGTCACCCAGATGTGAGGGCCACCTCCTGGGTGGGAACAGGAGGCCCGTCCACGTTCCAGCTCCCCTGGCTCACCCATCCCGCTAGGCTCTTGCTGGGGCCCAGCAGAGGAGGGGTTGGGCCCCACAGGGGAGAGGACGCCTGTTTCCGCCGGCACCAGAGGGTGATGGGGGATCCCCTGAACAGCAGCTTCCCCGAGAGCGCAGCGCCTGGGTCAGGCATGGCGATTGAGCACCCGAGGGAGGGTTCACGTAGCCTGTAGGCTCTGAGCCCTCGGCTCTCAGGCAGGAAGCAGAGGCATTGGCATCACAGAACAGGAGCTTGGCCTCTGAGGTTAGGCAAACCTGGGTTCAGTCAGCTTGTTTTCTCGTTGGGGCTGGGGGACCTCAGATGAGTGTTACATGAcctttttgcctcagtttcctcgtctgtatgATGGGGTGACTCCAGCTTGGGAAACCCCTGGTCCTCCTCAGCTCTCCCTCTCCAGGCCTGACGACAGTGTTGCCCTCCTGCTCTGCTGGGAAGTCACTCCCTGCCCCAAGTTCTCAGCCTTCATCCCTCTTCGGggttcttgtgcctcagtttcctgaggcGGACACAGCTCCCCTTGGCCTTTATTCACCCCCATCTTGTGGCAGAGACCTGCCCTCCGCCCAGAGTCAGGGTCTTCCCCTTCCAGAGCTTTCTCCCTTCCTTGCCCAGTTGGTGCCAGAGCGTCAGAGAAAAAGGACTTTCCAAGAGTCAGAGCTGTGAATGAATCTGTCGCTGGCTCCCTGGCACCTTGCGGGCCTGAAACCTCTGGTGCCTGAACCCCTGCCCCAGGCaccgggggcagggaggagccAGCCTGCTTCCTTTAGGCTTCTGGCCCTTCCCCCAGTGGGAGGCATTCTCCCCTTACAGGGCAGCCTTTGGATGTGGGGACCCCAGGAGCAGCCCTCGAGCCAGCCCTGGTCCACACAGTGTTTGCTGCAAAGCTCAGCCAGTTTTAAAAGGCTGGcactggaacttccctggcgggccagtggttaagaccctgcacttccaatgcaggggacacgggttcggtccgtggttggggaactaagatcctacatgccacatgacgcagccaaaaacataaaagaaaaaagctggcACTGACACTGAAACTTGGGTTTTTGAGTTTTCTCAGGATTCGGAAGCTCGGTTGACCCCAGGCTTCGGGTCCTGTGTCCCAGCAGCCCCTGTGTCCCAGCTGCCGTTTCCCCTTCACCCAGCctcctgctcccccacccccatgtatTGTCTCATGGACCCTCAGAGTTTCTTAGGGTGGACAAGTCTCCATCCCAGGCTCTATCAAAGGCGCATAAATGGAGGTGAGACCACGAGTTCAGTATTCAGCTAGCACAGAGGACAGGTGTGCAGTCGGATGGGCCCGGCTCCGGCTCCCCACCCCGCTGCTTGCTCCTGACTTGATGCAAGTGTCCTGGCCtgtttgagcctcagtttccccactccTTGGCCTGGTGACAGGTTTATTGTGAGGACCCTGTGGGAGATCATACCCTTACTCTGGGGTTGGTTACTTTGTTCTGGTCATAAGAGTGGACACATCAGGTGGCCAGCTCAAGGGTGAGTTCTAGAAAACTTGAATGacagaacagaaagaaggaaaccgGAAGTCACCCGGTAGGTAGCCCACCCGGTCACAGGTGCTCCGGGGGTGGCCCAGCCTGCTGCCTGATTTCTCACTTACCATCTTCCCTGTCTTCTAGGCAGATTTTTTGAAAGGACTGCCTGTCTACAACAAAAGCAATTTTAGTCGATTTCATGCCGACTCTGTGTGCAAAGCCTCGGTGAGTACGTGGGCCGTGAGCTGCCCTCGGGGAAAGGGCCGGGGGTGGTGTGCAGCCCCCAGGTCGGGGTCTTGCCAGAAAGAGGGGCCGAGCTTCAAACCCAGCCCCACTTGAAATCCTCACACGTCTTTTGATCTGCATTGGAGGGCGGGTGCTGAGTTGAGAGGTGAGGGGACCCCAGACCTGTCTACTCTCCTAACCCACGCCTTCCCAACCCTCCCACAGAACCGACGTCCCTCAGTCTACCTGCCCACTCGGGAGTACCCGTCTGAACAGAGTAAGTGGCCTTTGTTGTTCTGTCTCATCCCGGCTGCCGAGGGGAAGGGCCAGAGGGTAGTGCAGGAGGTGACCTGTGGGAAGCTGGGCAACTCCCAGCCCTTGGGAGCAGCGGGAAGCCTGGCTTTCCCTGGGACCCTCCTGACGTCCACACCGGCATCCACGTCCAGCCCTGCAGGGTCCCAAGCTGGCCCTTGTCTGCTGCTCGCTGGccctcatccccacccctgcATCAAGTCAGGCCTCCCCTGCTGGCTCCCTGTCACAGGTCTCGAGACTCATACCATACGGTGGGGGACCCAGCCCAGGCTGGGGTGGGCAACTTGGGGAGGGGGCGGCTAGGCAGAGGGACCTGCAGGGAAAGGCCTGGAGCCTGCAGAGCAGGGGCATCTCAAGGTTATTTATTGTAGTCACGGTGTTTTCTTTCAACCGTGAAAAAATCCTGGACTCTGCTGGGTGCGTTCTGTGGTCACTGGGGCACAGCATGTGGATCTGTGCTCCTGGTCCGTCTGGGAAGACACCCACGTGACCTGGCATGCCGGGGCTCATTCCCCTGCCCGAGGGTGGAATCCGAGCTCAGCTTAGGACTCGGCCTCTCTCTGGGAAGCAGGGACCCTGTCAGGGCAGCCAGCTTGGGCTCATGGTAGTGGCCTGTGCTCAGGAGGGAGAATGCTTGGCTTCCTGAAATCTCCTCCAGGGTTGGGGGTGGTGACTTGAGTCACACAAAGGCCACCCAGGGCAGGGACAGCCCAGAGGCCAGGAAGGGGTAAGCTCGTCCTGGGAGGGCAGTGCAGGCTGGGATGGGGGCTGGGCCGCCTGCAGCCGGCTCCCCACAGCTTCTTCCTGCAACTttatctgtctttctttctcagttattgtgacagaaaaaacaaacattctTTTGCGCTACTTACATCAGCAATGGGACAAAAAGGTAAGGCACGTGGGCTCGGGGAAGGAACACAGTGCCCAGCAGGAGGCTCTGAGAAGCGGAAGGACACCGGTGGCTGGGAGACTGGGTGTTCGAGTGGGGCCTTGAGGGCTGAATAGGCGTTTGCTAGGTGATTCAGGAGAAGGAAGAATGCTCTAGAGGAATGGCTGTGCAGAGGCCACAGGGCTCTAGTGCTCAGGGACAGGCAGGTAAGCTGTACTGAAGCCCATCTCCCCACAGTTTGTGGGGAGCACGGCCCTGGTGGCAGATAGACTTCAGTGTTGTTACTTGGAGTCTTTGTTCAATGATGAAAAGTACACACGATTAAAAATCCAGGCCCTACTAGGATGCGTAGCTGCTGTGAAAAGTCGTCGACCCCGTCCTTCCCATAAGAGGCCACCTTTCTGacaggatattttttttttctttcttgaaaatctGCACGTGTAGTTTTGCCGTGTGGTCAGATTGGGCCAGGTTGGAGGGGGACCCCATGATGAAGTGACTGCTCAGAAAACCCCAGCTCCTGGCCACCCCCGCCCCACAAGCCTTGATTCCCACCAGTGAGGAAAGGAGG is a window of Globicephala melas chromosome 3, mGloMel1.2, whole genome shotgun sequence DNA encoding:
- the MRPL34 gene encoding large ribosomal subunit protein bL34m gives rise to the protein MAFSTRSVGRLLGPVSRSAALLGGRWLQPRAWLGLPDAWGLPAVQQTRGKARGNEYQPSNIKRKNKHGWIRRLSKPSGVQVILRRMHKGRKSLSH
- the DDA1 gene encoding DET1- and DDB1-associated protein 1 isoform X1 translates to MGVRKDRITWRQGQRADQRLTGGRTSSVGCAVARSYCAAAAKEAAVVAVAAAEAVAEAATEETEDDFLKGLPVYNKSNFSRFHADSVCKASNRRPSVYLPTREYPSEQIIVTEKTNILLRYLHQQWDKKNAAKKRDQEQVDLEGESSAPPRKVARTDSPDMHEDT
- the DDA1 gene encoding DET1- and DDB1-associated protein 1 isoform X2 encodes the protein MADFLKGLPVYNKSNFSRFHADSVCKASNRRPSVYLPTREYPSEQIIVTEKTNILLRYLHQQWDKKNAAKKRDQEQVDLEGESSAPPRKVARTDSPDMHEDT